ACAAGGTGAAAGATGTAGGGGATGAAGTTAAGGTAGATGGATTGGGTAACCTTATTGTAAAGGTGGATGCAACAGACCCTAATATGCCTTCCATCCTGCTGGCTGCCCATTCGGATGAAATTGGATTCATCGTGAAGAAAATAGAAAAGAACGGAACACTTCGATTTGAACAACTGGGTGGTTTTGATAACCGGGTGTTATTAGCACAATCAGTTACGATTAAAGGTGCAAATGGGTACGTTAATGGCGTAATCGGTACGCTGTCTGCTCACTATGTGAAGTGGGATGATCCGAAACGGACTGCGTCGCACCGGGAGATGTATATCGATATCGGCGCGGCTTCAGCAGAAGAAGTCGCGGAAATGGGGGTAAAAGTCGGTCAGCCGATCAGCTATGGAAGCGAGCTAAAGCTGGTGGGAGATCAGAAACGCAACCGAGTTGTCGGAAAAGGGCTCGATGACCGAGCGGGTTCAGCACTCCTTGTTCAACTTCTCACTAAGTTGAAGTCACAGCTCGACCGCAGGCATGGCGATGTTTACTTGGCCTTCACAGTTCAGGAAGAAGTGGGGTTACGAGGTGCTTCCGTACTTTCTGACGGCATCCGGCCGGATTTTGCGTTAGCTATTGATACGACACCAACAAGTGATACGTATGATGTGCTGATGACTGGAACTCGTTCTCTTGGATTAGGCCCTTGTATTAAAATTGCAGATAAGTCACTCGTTGCTCATCCACTTGTCATACAACTTCTGGAAAAAGTTGCTCTGGAAAAAAATATTCCCTATCAGAACGAAGTGTTTATGGGCATCGGAACAGATGCAGGAGCGATTCATATGACTGCTTCAGGTGTGTCGTCCGGCGTAATTTCGATTCCTTCGCGCTACACGCATTCACCGACTGAAATTGTGGATTTGAGCGATTTGGAAAACAGCTTGAGATTGGCTGAAGAATTTATTTATCATGCCGCAGAGTTAAAAGATAAAACATTTTTGGACACGTAATTAAGGAAAAGGCAAGAATTAGACGGATTGCTTTCCGGATTGCCAGCATCGTTTCAACTTAAGAATAAGTTCCGCAGGCCTGACTGTAGGTCTGTATGTAGTAAAATTGCTGCCCAGCTGACACTTGTTAGCCGGTGAACTTTGGATGTAACACCTTTTGACTTCACCCGGCAAAATAGCCCGGAGAGTATCAGAACACAAAAAGAAGCAAGCGCATGCGCCTGCTTCTTTTCTGTGTTTTGCTTTACCGGACGTTCATGTCGCTTGGTTTCGGGCCTTTACGCTCGTTGCGGTCGAGTGCATCAATCGCTGCCATTTCATCAGCCGACAGACCGAAATCGAAGACATTGAAGTTTTCTTCGATGCGTGAAGGTGTGACGGACTTTGGAATGACGATGCTGCCGCGCTGCAGGTGCCAGCGGATGACGACCTGTGCCGGTGTTTTGCCATGCGCTTCTGCGATTTTGACAACCGCTTCATTCTTCAGCACTTCACCGCCTTGCTGCAGCGGGCTCCAGGCCTCTAGATAAATGTTGTGTTTAGTGCAGAACTCTTTCAAGTCGCGCTGTGCCAGGTACGGATGGTTTTCAACCTGGTTCAGGACGGGGACCACTTCTGTTTCTGCAAGCAGTTTTTCAAGATGCTCAATTTCGAAGTTGCAGACGCCGATCGCTTTGACGCGGCCGTCTTTGTATAATTTCTCAAGCGCTTTGTATGTATCGACATACTCATCGAACTCAGGCGTCGGCCAGTGGATCAAATACAGGTCTACATAGTCGAGGCCAAGGCGTTCCAGGCTTTCATCGAATGCGCGCAGTGTATTCTCATACCCCTGATCGCTGTTCCACACTTTTGTCGTGATAAACAATTCTTCCCGCGGCACACCAGATTCTTTAATTGCGCGGCCTACGCCTTCTTCGTTCTTGTAGATCATGGCTGTATCAATCGAACGGTATCCTGTCTCGATTGCTTTTTTCACAGCAACTGCCGCTTCATCGTTTCCAACCTGCCATACCCCAAAGCCAAGCTGTGGCATTTCTAAACCATTATTCAGTGTGACGAATTCCATCAGACAACTCTCCTTTTTCTCCAAGTAATTGGTATTTTACCGGACCCGCATTAAGCTGTCCATTTGCGTGCACCTGCAGTAAAATAAAGACAGAAGATTGGAGTGAGTCAAATTGACGGAAGTTGCAGTAATAGGCGGAGGGATTACAGGCCTTTCCGCATTGCATTATTTACAGAAACTGAACGATGCACAGCAGCTGGATCTAAAGTTGACATTGCTTGAACAAGACGAACAATTAGGTGGGAAAATCCACACGGTCAGAGACAGCGGCTTTATTATGGAAAGCGGCGCAGATTCGATTGTCGCCCGCCATCAGAGTGTCTCGACTCTTATTGAAGAATTGAATTTGCAGAATAAAGCGGTTGATAATGCGACGGGCGTCTCGTATTTGTATACGAATGACGAACTGCATGCCATTCCGGAAGATACGATCTTTGGCATCCCGATGACTGAAGAAGCGCTGTTCCGTTCAACGCTCGTCTCGGAAGAAGGAAAGCGGGAAGCGCTGAACGATTTAACATCAGTGAATGAAACGTTCACTCATAGCAGTTCGGTCGGTGAGTTCCTGGAAGCGTTCCTCGGCAAGGAATTGACAGAAAATCAGATCGCGCCGATGCTATCAGGGGTCTATTCCGGAAAGCTGAATGAGCTGACCCTTGCTTCAACGTTGCCGTATCTGCTGGACTATAAAAATGAATACGGAAGCATTATTAAAGGGTTGGCAGCGAATAAGGAGAAGTTCCAGGCGGCGGCCAATAAAAAGTTCCTGTCATTCGATGGCGGTCTTTCTGTCCTCATTGATCGGCTCGAAGAGGTGCTGACGGATGTACGAATCTTGAAAAGCTGCAATCCGGAGAACGTTGCAAAAAAAGAAAATGGTTATTCCATCAGGCTCTCGGACGGCACGGAAATAGCAGCGGATGCTGTGGTGCTTGCCATTCCGCATGAGGCAGCGCAAAGGCTGCTTGCTGACTCAGAGTTGGATGAAGAGTTCGGAAAACTGGAAAATTCTTCTTTGACCAGTATTTATCTTGGCTTTTCCATTCCGGATGCAGCACTGCCGGCAGACGGTACGGGGTTCATTGTGTCGGATAATAGCGATATTCGCTGCAATGCCTGCACGTGGACGAGCAGGAAATGGCCGCATACCTCTAAAGAACGGGAACTGCTTGTCCGGTTGTTTTACAAGAGTTCAAATCCTGGCTATGCAGAACTGGAACAGATGACAGAACGCGAACTGGCAGCTGTGGCGCTTGAAGATATCCGGAAAAGTCTTGGGATTGAAGCGGAACCGACCGCCGTTGAAGTGGCCAAATGGAACGGGCTGATGCCAAATTACAGCCTGCAGCATAAAACGGCGGTGACCGGACTGGAAGAGAAAGTGGCAGAACGACTGCCGGGCATATATTTGGCCGGGGCTTCCTATTACGGAGTCGGCATCGGGGCCTGCATTGAAAATGGAAAGAAAACTGCAGAGGCGATTGCCCGCCAGGCCGCTGAAAGAAAAGTGAATCACTTGTAGAAGATTCAATGCCTGCATCTGTTTTAACGGATGCAGGCATTTGCGGTTCTCCTGATGTATGGTATGTTTGAATTATCTGGAAAAAGGAGTGAGGGATAATGCAGATGAAATCATTGGATCAGACCATTATTGGGGTGTTGGGAATCGAATTTCAGGAAACGTCGGATGAGCGGGTCGTAGCGACAATGCCAGTCAATGCGAAAACCCACCAGCCGTTCGGGCTTCTGCATGGCGGAGCTTCCGTTGTACTGGCTGAATCCGTTGCAAGTATCGGCACATGGAATTTAATCGATCAGGAGACTGAACTCGCCGCCGGTCTCGAAATCAATGCAAATCATCTTCGGGGTAAGCGGGACGGTATCGTTACCGCAACCGGTACACCGGTACATAAAGGCAGAACCACTATGGTATGGGATATTCGAATTACAGACGAAGAAGAGAAGTTGGTCTGCATTTCCCGCTGCACAGTAGCCATTATGAAAAAACAGTAAAACCGGCTCTTAATCTATTTTACCAGCACGCAATTGCCAAAAAGCCTTGGCATTCTTAAAGGGACAATTCCGACCGAACACACAAGCAGGACTGCTTCCACTTTTGCGGAAGCAGTCCTGTTGCTGTTTAATCCATCGGGTCAAACGTTTCCAGGTACACTTTAGCGTTCAGTACGTAATGTTTAGCGCCATCCAACAGTTTTTTTCGTTCTTCGTCGGTCAGTTTCCGGATGACTTTTGCTGGTATACCGGCTACGAGGGTGCCTGGTTCGACAACTTGTCCTTCCCGAACAACCGATCCGGCTGCAACAAGTGATTCAGGACCGACTACTGCTCCGTTCAGGATGGTGCATCCCATGCCGATTAACGAGCGGTCTTTAATCGTACATCCATGAACAGTCGCGTTATGTCCGATTGTTACATCTTCACCTACTGTTACGGCAAAGCCGGGATCGGTATGGACAGCACAGCCATCCTGAACATTCGAGCCGCGTCCGATATGGATTTTCTCATGATCGCCGCGGAGTACAGCGTTGAACCAAATGGAACTGCCGGCTTCCATTTCCACATTTCCAATAATACGGGTTCCGGGAGCAGTGTAAGCGGTATCGTGGACGATAGGTTCCTTCCCATTAAAGTGATAATAGATGGTCCTCACCTCGCTCAAAGTAGACATAAATGTAAAACTATCTTAATTATACAATGAAAGCGGCTAAATTAATTAAATTTTCAGTAAAAAATTTCTCTTTTTTGAATCATTGAAAGAGGATTCAAGATTTTTGATAACTAATTAAGGTGCAACTTCAATGATTTAAAAGACTAAGTTATAATGGAGAAAAATCTGAAAGTAGGCCGATACATGACTCTTACTGATCTCTCAATTGCTGCCAACGCCAAGATGTTGCCAATCCAGGAAGTGGCGGATCGAGCAGGCATTCCGGAAGAGGCTTTGGAAACCTACGGGAAGTACAAAGCGAAAATAGATATCGCTTCGCTCCCGCCTGCAGTGAAGCAAGGGCAGGTAGTGTTGGTTACCGCCATCAGCCCGACACCTGCAGGGGAAGGGAAGTCTACAGTTACAGTAGGGCTGGCTGATGCTTTTAAACAGCTTGGTGAATCAGTGATGGTAGCGCTTCGTGAACCATCGCTCGGTCCGGTCATGGGCGTCAAAGGCGGAGCGACCGGTGGCGGGTTTGCGCAGGTGCTGCCGATGGAAGACATCAATCTCCATTTCACCGGCGACATCCATGCAATCACCACAGCGAATAATGCACTTTCTGCATTGATTGATAACCACTTGCATCAAGGGAATGAGCTGGAGCTGGATCCGCGGCGCATCACATGGAAACGGGTCCTTGATATGAATGACCGGGCGCTGCGGAATGTCACGGTTGGACTTGGAGGTCCCTCGCAAGGTGTCCCGCGCGAAGATGGCTTTGATATTACCGTTGCTTCCGAAATTATGGCTGTACTCTGTCTGGCCGAATCACTGGATGACTTAAAAGAGAGGTTGGCCCAGATGCTGGTTGGCTACACGTATGACCGGGAGCCGGTCACGGTCCGTGACTTAGGGGCGGCGGGCGCACTGACACTGCTCTTAAAGGATGCGTTTAAACCGAATCTTGTACAGACGATTGAAGGGACACCTGCCATTATCCATGGCGGTCCGTTTGCGAATATCGCCCACGGCTGCAATTCATTGATGGCAACGAAGGCGGCTCGCCGCCTTGCGGATGTTGTTGTGACAGAAGCGGGCTTCGGTGCAGATCTTGGTGCTGAAAAGTTTATGCATATTAAATCGCGACAAGGCGGATTCGATCCGGATGCCGTTGTGATTGTGGCGACAGTCCGTGCATTGAAGATGCATGGCGGCGTGGATAAGAACGCGTTGAAAGAAGCGGATGCGGATGCAGTCCGCCGCGGAATGGTCAATCTCGCCAAGCATGTCGACACTATCCGCCAATTCGGTATCGAACCAGTTGTGGCGTTGAACCGTTTTGTGACGGATACTGAAGCGGAACTGGCGGAAGTTATGGAGTGGGCGAAAGCGGAAGATGTCGCGATTGCGCTGACGGATGTCTGGGAGAAGGGTGGAACCGGCGGATTGGAATTAGCGAAACTCGTTCAGCAGGAGCTGGAGAAACCGAAAAATTTCAGCCGGTTATACGAACCGACAGATTCAGTCGAAGAAAAGCTGCGTGTCATTGTACAGCGCGTCTATGGCGGTGCAGACGTGCAGCTGACAGACAAAGCGAAAAAGCAATTGGCGGAAATTCAAAAATTCGGCTGGGATGCACTGCCGCTCTGTATGGCGAAAACGCAATACTCATTATCCGATCAGCCAAAACTGCTCGGCCGCCCGGAAGGATTCACCGTAACAATCCGGGAAATCATTCCAAAGCTCGGTGCCGGTTTTCTTGTCTGTCTGACAGGGGACATCATGACCATGCCGGGCCTGCCGAAACAACCGGCTGCGCTGAATATGGATATCAGTGATAATGGTAATGCAGTCGGCCTGTTCTGATTGTTTTGCGTTTCTACAGTCAGCTGAAAAGCAAGTAAAAAAGCAGTTCCGGTTTTGACCGGAACTGCTTTTTTACATTTTGCGTTTCTCGAGAACCACTCCAATTTTATTGAGTGCACGTTCCAGGTTGGCTTCCGTTTGGATGTTCTGCAGGTCTTCACCTACATCGATGGCTTTCATGGCCGTCTGCGGATGGAAACCGGTGAGAATCGGTGTGACTCCAACGAGTTCAAGCAGTTTTACGATCCGAAGGAGAGAAGCGACCACAAATTGATTGATCTGAGAGATACCTGATAAATCGATGATCAGGTATTCAAGGGATAATTCCTGGCTTTTCGTCAGGGCGAGAAGGATGATGTGTTCTGCCCGTTCTTCGCTGATGACGCCGATAACCGGCAGGATCGCAATGCCTTTTGTAATGGGAACGAATGGTGCAGACAAGGTCTGAATCTGCTGATAGGCCTCATCGAGCTCCAGCACATAGGTAAGGAGCGAAGCCATCGTTTCAAACAACTCGACGTGTTCTTTGCTGAATTCAAACGGATGTGTATCCAATCCGCAGATAGTCCCGTAATTCTCGCCGTTTTCATAATAGATCGGGATGCCGACGAAACTGCCGCCGCCCAGTTCCTCCGTGACATTCAGTGACATCGTCAAGTTGCTTTGTTTAAGATCCGGAATGATTACCACTTGCCGGCCGGCATCAACGCTCACTTTACAGAGTGTTTCTTCAAATGGAGAAGCTTTACCCTCATCCACGAGCACATCATCCCGGTTCACTGCTTTCATGATCTGATTGGTCCGCTCATCATTTTTGGCAATGAATAATGTATTGATTTCAATAAACTGGCTCATCATGCGCAGGATGTTATCAGCAGCTTCATCGAAATTCCTGAATGTTTTTACGTTTTCTCCGATAAAGTAAGGGTTTGTCATAGAATGTTCCTCTCAAAATTAACATAGTTATTTCTCCTATACCCTTTTTTAGTAAGGAGTATTCAAGCGGTTCAGAGAAACTCAGTATAGCCGGGTGCGGATTGTCTCCAATGGACAGGTTAAAAAAGGAGGCGTAAAATGACACATAGCTTACTTGAGGAGACAGGTACATGGCCATCAGAAAACTGATCCAAATAGTTGTACAGGCATTTTTATTATACTTGATTTTCCTGCTTGGAGAAGCAGTGGCCAACATTTTCAAGCTGATTATTCCAGGCAGTATTGTCGGACTGCTGATTCTGCTTGCCGGGCTGCTGACAAGAATAGTGCCAGTTGTGGTAATCGAAGACGGAGCGAAAGCGTTTTTGCTATTCCTGCCGCTGTTCTTCGTTCCAGCGACTGTCGGCATTATCCAATATCCTGAATTTTTGTCCCTGCAGGGCGCTTTGCTGATTTTCATGGTGGTGCTCAGCACCTGTATTTCATTAGTCGCGGCCGGATGGGCCAGCCAGCTCTTTGAGAATCGCAAAAAGGGGCGGCAGGAAATATGAGTGCGGAAATGCTGATTGCGATTGCTTCACTTATCGGAACAATCCTTATTTATCTGGCATGCAGCCGGCTGTATATGAAAATTCCGTTGCCTATCCTCCATCCGGTTCTGTCTTCGGTGGCAGTACTGGTCCTGCTGTTGATTGGGCTGGATGTTCCATATGAGACCTATATGGCCGGCGCACGCTGGATCGATGCGTTGCTGGGTCCTGCCGTTGTCGCACTTGCTTATCCGCTATATACACAGCGCAAACTTTTGGTGCGGTACTGGAAATCGGTACTCAGTGCTGTTTTTGCAAGTCTGCTCGCCGGACTGGGATCTATTTATGTATTTGCTGTGTTCGCAGGAATTGAGCAGCAGGTGCTGATGTCGCTATTTCCAAAATCCATCACTACGCCGGTTGCTATCCAAGTGAGCGCAACATTGGAAGGGATTCCTTCCATGACAGTTGCTTTTGTCATGACTGCCGGTTTCACAGGCGCGATTATCGGCCCGGCTGTCCTGCAGGTTGCCCGGGTCCGGAGTGAAGCAAGCAAAGGCCTGGCTCTCGGCAGTGCCTCGCACGGAGTGGGGTTGACGAAAGCGGCTGAACTCGGAGATCGGCCGCTGTCCATGGGTTCTGTTGCCATGACCTTAAGCGCCATATTCGGTGCAGGTGTGATTCCATTCATCATCTATTTATTTACAGCAAGTTAACCAGAACAAGGAGTGAATGATATAATGACAAAACGGTTTAAGGGAATTCCGCTGTCTGTCCTGGACTTGGCATCCATTAATGCGGGCAGCAATGCAAGTGAATCATTTAAGAGAAGCGCTGAACTGGCGCGCCGCACAGAACAGCTGGGCTTTCATCGGTATTGGGTGGCTGAACATCATAATATGCCGGGAATCGCAAGTTCAGCGACATCTGTGCTGATCGGCCATATTGCCGGTGCGACAAGCCATATCCGCGTCGGATCAGGCGGCATTATGTTGCCGAATCATGCTCCGCTGGTGATCGCAGAGCAATTCGGCACCTTGGAAGCCATGTATCCGGGCCGCATCGATCTTGGACTGGGCCGGGCACCGGGGAGTGATCAGGCAACCGCATATGCGCTTCGCCGGACGCTGCATAGCAGCGCTGACCAATTTCCGGAACAAGTGGAAGAACTGGAAGGCTATTTCGCCGGGACGGAGCGTGTTCATGCTTTCCCGGGTGAAGGAGCGAACGTGCCAATCTGGCTTCTTGGCTCGAGCGGCTTCAGTGCACAGCTGGCGGCAGTAAAAGGGCTGCCGTTTGCATTTGCCAGCCATTTCTCGCCGGATTATACGATGCAGGCCCTGCAGTTGTATCGTCAGAATTTTAAACCATCTGACATGCTTCAGGAACCATACGCCATGGTCGGGGTGAATGCGATTGCATCGGAGACTGAAGAACGGGCCCAAGTGCTCGCCACCTCCCAGCAGCAGCAGATGTTCTCCCTGATGCGCGGCATGCCGGCACAGTTCCAGCCGCCGATTGAGGATATCCAAGCAACCTGGACGGACCGGGAACTGGCGATTTTCCGGCAGACATTAAATTCGGAAGCCACACTGGTCGGCACACCGGATCAGGTTGAACAGAAACTCAGCAATTTCCTGGCAAAGACAGAGGCGGATGAAGTCATCGTAAACTCTGCTGTCTTTCATCAGGAGGAACGTCTCCAATCATATGAATATATCGCTGAAATGATGGATTAACAGACGGCCCTGTGCATACTGCACGGGGCTTTTTATGTTTAGCCTCCGTAGAGGGCGGCCATTTGTATTTTCTGGTTAACACCAGGGGATGAAACGGGTAAAGGAGAGTAGAACGGAAAGAGAGAAAGGAGATTGATAGTATGGTCAGACTGGAACGGTTTGAGCGCGCGGATATCCCGCAGTTGCTCGAATGGATAAATTCCGAGAAACTTCTGCGCCAGTGGGGTGGCCCCGGGTTCACTTATCCACTGGACAAACAACAGCTGGATGGGTATGTAATGAAGACGGAAAAGAAAAGCACGGATACCCTTGCTTATAAGGTCATCCGGGAAGCGGACGGAAAAGTAATCGGTCATATTTCGCTTGCCCGGATTAATAACAGTCACCATTCAGCCCGCATCGGCCGGGTGCTGGTCGGAGATCCTGAAGTAAGAGGGCAGGGAACCGGCGAACAGATGATGCGGGAAATATTGCGTATTGCGTTTGATGAAATGGCCATGCATCGCGTCAGCCTGGGTGTGTTCGACTTTAATTCTCCAGCCATTGCCTGTTATGAGAAAGTGGGATTCATCAAAGAAGGATTGCTGCGGGACACCCTTTTTGTGGAAGGGGAGTATTGGAGTGCCTGGGAAATGAGCATGCTGGAAAATGAGTGGCGGGATAGGTATTCTAAAGTAATGCATCCAGCCGCGGAGAGCGGCATTAAGGAGTGAACGGATATGACGAATCGAAATGAAGAGATTGCCGCATATTTCCGGAATATGGACCGCAGTTTTTTTATGGATACGGATAAAGAGCTTGCACGTTTTGATGAAGCAATCCCGATCGGACACGGACAAACGATTTCACAGCCTTCACTCGTGCTGAAGATGACGCAGCTGCTGGATATAAAGCCGGATGCAAAGGTCCTGGAGATCGGTACCGGATCCGGATTTCAGACGGCTCTTTTAGCTGCTTTTTCAAAGCAAGTCTATACAGTCGAACGCGTGGAACCGCTGTATGAACGAGTGCAGGAGCGGCTCCGGGCAGCCGGATATGACAATATCCGCTTCAGACTCGGAGACGGAACGGATGGATGGGAAGACCATGCACCGTATGACAGGATTATGGTTACTGCTGCCGCTTCAATTGTTCCGCCTGCACTGATTCATCAGCTCGATGCCGGCGGGAAGATGCTGATTCCGGTTGGAAGCCGGTTCATGCAGGAACTGCAGCTGATTGAAAAGGACAGGCAAGGAAATGTCCAGACGACCGTGTATGATCTTGTGCGGTTTGTGCCGCTCCGCGGCCAATATGAGTAAGGACGGACCAAAGAGTGATTGTTATCAACACATCCAACCGGGAATACCTTATCATTGCATGAGACTGCGTTTAAGCAGTCTTTTTTTACTCCATAAAAATTCTGTAAATAGATTGAAAGTTAACTTGTAATTCAAAAAAAGAACATCTATACTTTTTTTATAAAGATGTTTAAATTTTCACGAATCTTTTTAGCTGAGGAGGAAAATCTATGTTAAAAGAGTTATCACCAAAAGCGGAAGAGCTTCAGCATAAATTGATCCGATTTATGGAAGCGTACATTTATCCGAACGAGCGCATTGTTGAAGAGCAGTTAAATGCTGCCGGAAACCGGTGGACCATTCCGCCGATCATTGAAGAATTGAAAGAGAAAGCCCGGGCAGAGGGGCTGTGGAATTTGTTTTTGGACAATCCGGCTTACGGGCCGGGTTTATCCAATTATGATTATGCGCATCTCTGTGAAATCATGGGTCGCTCACTGATTGCACCTGAAATTTTCAATTGCAATGCTCCGGACACAGGCAATATGGAAGTGCTTGTGAAATACGGGACAGCCGAACAGAAAGAACGCTGGCTCGAGCCGCTGCTCCAAGGGGAAATCCGTTCTTGTTTTTCGATGACAGAACCTGATGTTGCTTCATCCGATGCCACGAATATTCAGGGAAGTATTGTCCGTGATGGAGATGAATACATAATTAATGCAAAAAAATGGTGGACTTCCGGCGCAATGGACCCGCGCTGTGAAATTGCGATCGTCATGGGTAAGACAAACCCGGATGCGCCGAAGCACCAGCAGCAGTCGATGATCCTGGTTCCATTCGATACGCCCGGCGTTGAAGTGAAACGGCATTTGCCGGTTTTCGGGTATGATCATGCGCCGCATGGCCATGCGGAAGTACATTATACGGATGTGCGTGTGCCTGTATCAAATATGTTGCTGGGTGAAGGCAGGGGCTTTGAAATTGCTCAAGGACGGCTGGGACCAGGAAGAATTCATCATTGCATGCGGGCGATCGGAGCAGCGGAACGCGCACTTGAGCTAATGTGCAGCCGGGCTGAAGAACGGTATGCATTCGGTTCTTCGCTGGCGGAAAAAGGTGTCATCCGTGAAACAATCGCTGAAAGCCGGATTGAGATTGAACAAGCCCGGCTCCTGACATTGCATGCAGCTCATGCAATCGATACCGTCGGTGCGAAAGCTGCCCGGAAAGAAATTGCGATGATTAAAATCGCAGCACCCCGGGTATCGCTGAACGTATTGGACCGGGCAATTCAAGTGTTTGGTGGAGCAGGCGTATCAGAAGACTTTCCGCTTGCAGCCCATTGGGTCAATGCCCGGACGCTGCGGTTAGCGGATGGACCTGATCAGGTCCATTTGCGGGATATCGGCCGGCTCGAGCTGAAGGAGCAGCAGAAGTGACGAGAAAATTAAGCATGACAAGGTGGGACAACGGGATGAGTCTGAGAGAAAAGAAAGTAGCCAAAAGGCGGGAAGATATTCTTCGGTCAGCCAGTCTTGTCATCGCTAAGCGGGGATTCCAGCATGCCACGATGGAAGATATCGCAGGGGAATTGCTGATGACGAAGGGCTCACTTTATTATTATTTTAAAAATAAGCAGGACCTCTTGTTTCATTGCCATAATCTGATTCTGTCCAAAGCTCTCCAGATGATGGAAGAGATCAAGACGGAGGATATTTCCGCAAAAGAGAAAGTCGAAAAAGCGATCAGAGGACATGTGGCAATTGCAATTGAAGAGAAAGAAATTTTTAACCTGATCATCCGACCGGAACAAATCTTCTCAGAAGAGCATATCGAGCTGATCATCGAAAAACGGAATCGTTATACCGATTATTTTGACCAGTTTATCGAAGAAGGAATCCAAAACGGAGAATTTACGCTGAAACAGAAAAAAATGGCCCGTATGATGATTCTTGGGGCCGTCAATTGGACGCAAGTCTGGTATTCCGATTCCGGTGAGTTTGATAAAGAAGAGCTGCAGAATATTTATGCTGACAGCTTAACCCGCATTTTACTTTAAAAGACCGCTGTTCCAGGCAGGAACAGCGGTTTCATTTTTTGCTGTGGATCACAGCTGCTGAAAAGCTGATTTGACTGCTCCGAGAAATTGTTCGATATCTGTTTCTGTTGTATCAAACGATGTAACAAGCCGGATGGTATGCTGATCTGCATCCCACAGGGCAAAGGCGTATTGCTGCTGCAGGTAGGCAATCACAGGCTCAGGAAGTGAAACGAAAACAGCGTTAGACTCGACGGGTTGTGAAAAGCGGGCTTGCGGATACTGCTCCAGTCCTTCGGCCAGCAGTGCTGCCATCCGATTTGCCTGGCGGGCATTGCGGAGCCAAAGGCCATCTGTCAGCAGCCGGTCAAACTGCGCGGCGATGAAGCGCAGTTTTGAGCCCAGCTGCATGCTCTGTTTCCGGATATACTTTAATTCGGTATATAATTCTTCCCGGAAGCAGACGATTGCTTCACCGATCATCAGGCCATTTTTAGTTCCGCCGAATGACAGCATATCCACGCCGGCATCAGCTGTCATCTCCTGCAGGCTGCAGTTTAAATGGGCCGCAGCGTTGCTGATGCGAGCCCCGTCCACATGGACATACAAACCGTGCCGGTGGCAGAATGATGTGATTTCTTTGATCTCATTAATCGAATAGACGGTTCCGAGTTCCGTACATTGGGAAATCGTCACAGCTTTCGG
Above is a genomic segment from Planococcus lenghuensis containing:
- a CDS encoding TetR/AcrR family transcriptional regulator, which translates into the protein MSLREKKVAKRREDILRSASLVIAKRGFQHATMEDIAGELLMTKGSLYYYFKNKQDLLFHCHNLILSKALQMMEEIKTEDISAKEKVEKAIRGHVAIAIEEKEIFNLIIRPEQIFSEEHIELIIEKRNRYTDYFDQFIEEGIQNGEFTLKQKKMARMMILGAVNWTQVWYSDSGEFDKEELQNIYADSLTRILL
- a CDS encoding threonine aldolase family protein; translated protein: MKKMFASDNNSGIHPAILEAIQAANAGHAPAYGDDQLTEQAAWRFNEHFGADSKPLFVFNGTGANVVALKAMVRSHQAIICTEGAHVHMDEGGAAEGLIGGKLLTVPSADGKLTVAQIRQQLRHIGSQHRSQPKAVTISQCTELGTVYSINEIKEITSFCHRHGLYVHVDGARISNAAAHLNCSLQEMTADAGVDMLSFGGTKNGLMIGEAIVCFREELYTELKYIRKQSMQLGSKLRFIAAQFDRLLTDGLWLRNARQANRMAALLAEGLEQYPQARFSQPVESNAVFVSLPEPVIAYLQQQYAFALWDADQHTIRLVTSFDTTETDIEQFLGAVKSAFQQL